Part of the Paenibacillus guangzhouensis genome is shown below.
TCAGGAGATTTTAATGCCGAAACCGTAAGAATCGCACATCGCTTAAATTTAAAAACGGTGTTATGGACGCTGGATACGGTTGATTGGAAGAAGCCGACACCAAGCTCTATCGTTGACAAAATTAGCCGTAAAGTGGAAGCGGGGTCGCTCATTCTCATGCATCCAACGTCTTCGTCGAGCGGCGCGCTCAAAGGGATGATCCGGGTTATCAAGCAGCGCGGCTACACGCTAGGGACGATTGATGAGATGGTATCGACCAAGCGCGTGGAGAAAGCGAAGGTTGAGTGAGCGTCAACTTTTTGGTACGATTAGGGGAGTCAGTTTTGCTCGGTGCATTGTTGAAATGAATAAAGACATAGGACATGATGCTTGGATTTTTATGAGGGATTAACTCACTCCAGCCGCTCTTGTCCGCCCTTTTCTTATGAAATGGGTTGTAGGTAGAAAAGGGCTCCCAAAGGCGGACGTAAACTCTTCCGTGATTTATTCCCTCACTATTCTCAGCTTCACGATGGCTTTATTAACTTCAAAGATTCACCGGACAAAACGTTGAGGAGGATTTACATGATCAAAACAACTTTAAGCAACGGCCTCCGCGTCGTCATGGAGCAAATTCCTACCTTCCGTTCGGTCTCCTTCGGCATCTGGGTTCGCACAGGCTCCCGGAACGAGCACGAAGAGAACAATGGAATTTCGCACTTTATAGAACATATGCTCTTCAAAGGGACGGATCGTTACACCGCGAAGGAGATTGCAGAGACATTCGATGCGATTGGCGGCAATGTTAATGCGTTTACGTCGAAGGAATATACATGCTATTACGCGAAGGTGCTGGATGAGCATTTACCGATTGCGGTTGATGTTCTGGCAGATATGTTCTTTGCCTCGAAATTCGATAGCGAAGACATGGATAAAGAGAAGAATGTCATTCTTGAAGAGATTGCGATGTACGAAGATACACCAGATGATATGGTGCATGATTCGGTATCGCGCGCAGCGCTGGGTAATCATCCACTATCCTATTCCATACTCGGAATAGAAGAGCGGCTCAAAGCTATGACTTCCGATGATCTTCGCCAGTATATGCAAGAGCATTATACAATCGAGAATACGGTGATCAGTGTCGCGGGGAACATTAATGATCAGACGCTTGCCCTTTTAGAGAAGCATTTTGGAAAATTCAATATCCATGGGAAGGCACAGCAGCTTGCTGCGCCGGATTTTGACGGGCAAGTGATCTATCATAAGAAGAAAACAGAACAGAACCATATCTGTATCTCGATGCCAGGCTGTTCCAGCTCCGATCCGCGATTATACGGGATGGTCATTCTGAACAATGCGATCGGTGGCGGCATGAGCTCGCGTCTTTTCCAAGAGATCCGGGAGAAGCGGGGCCTCGCTTATTCGGTTTACTCCTATCATAGCTCTTACGTTGACACAGGTTTGTTCACGATCTATGCTGGTACAGCTCCGAAGCAAACGAAGGAAGTTCTAGATCTAACGATGGAAGTCATGAACGAAGTTGTGGCGAATGGATTGACAGAATCTGAATTTTCCAAAGGCAAGGAACAGTTGAAAGGAAGCCTGATTCTGAGCTTGGAGAGTACGTCGAGTCGTATGAATCGCCTAGGCAAAAATGAATTGATGTTAGGCAGACACTTTACATTAGATGAAATGATTGAACGTATTGAAGCGGTTACGATGCAGGATATGGAGTCGCTGCTTCAGCAAATGGTCGCTGTGCCTTTCGCTGTTGCGATGGTAGGCAGCTCGGATAAGGCGCTGAACCAAATCGAACGTCAATTGAAGAATTAATAGGCTTGATGATGTAACGGAGGGGAAAAGAATTGATTTATGATGTAGAAATTAAACAGCTTCCAGGTAATGAAGATGTATCCTTGCCTGCGAAAATGTCGGAGTTAGCAGCGGGATTTGACTTATATGCAGCGGTTACGGAACCTCTTGTGATTGCACCAGGACAGCGTGTACTTGTTCCAACAGGCTTTGCTATGGCGATGTCTGCACAGCTCGAAGCGCAAATCAGGCCGCGCAGTGGTCTGGCGTTCAAGCATGGCATCACATGCCTTAATACACCGGGAACGATCGATGCGGATTACCGCGGCGAGGTGAAGGTCCTGCTTGTTAATCTGGGTCAGGAACCTTTTACGATTGAACGGCATGAACGAATTGCGCAAATGGTTATTCAAGAAGTACCGCAGGTTCGCTTGGTTCAGGTGGAATCACTCTCCGAGACAGTTCGGGGCGCGGGTGGATTTGGCCATACAGGAACGAAGTAAGATTCAAATGCCGATTTCTCGATAATGGAGAGATCGGCTTTTTTTAGCGATTAGAGCCCCATCCATCGGAACTGACATAACTTGAATGGCATGCGTCACATTGTCGAGTCATTTCATGTGCACCCTTTCTAGGCACAGGCATACTATATTTTATACATCAGTGGTGTCTAAGGAGTGAACAGCAAAATGCTTACAGGCGTTCAAGTTGTCTTTATTGGCGGAGATGCGCGGCAATTGGAAATCATCCGCCAGCTGGCAGAGCTCGACGCTTCCGTCACAATCGTTGGTTTTGATCAATTACAGAACTCTTTTCACGGTGTGGTAAGGTCAGGGCTTAACGACTCATTGTTTGAGACGACAGATGCGCTAATACTGCCTGCTGTTGGTACAGATGATCAAGGAATGATCAATGCGATATTTACTTCGGAAGAACTGAAGCTTACGGAACAACAAGTAGCGCTGCTGCCCAAATCAAGCTGTGTCTATACGGGGATGGCAAAGCCTTACTTGCGAGAAATCTGCGCAAAACATCAGATTAAGCTCGTTGAATTATTCGATCGCGATGATGTTGCCATTTATAACTCGATTCCTACAGCGGAAGGTGCGCTGATGATGGCGATCCAGAATACGGATATTACGATTCATGGGTCGCAATGCGTCGTGCTCGGACTTGGTAGAACAGGGTTTACGATGGCACGTTCGCTTCAGGCATTAGGGGCCAAAGTAAAGATGGGGGTAAGGCGGAGCGAGCACTTCGCAAGAGCGTTCGAGCTAGGCTTCGAGCCCTTCTATATCAAGGATTTGGCGGCTCAGGTTGCCAACATCGACTTGCTTTTTAATACGATTCCGACTATGATAGTCACAGCACAAATTATTGCGAATATTCCCAATCGGGCGGTTATTATTGACCTTGCTTCAAGCCCTGGCGGCACCGATTTTCGCTTCGCTGAGAAGCGTGGTGTCAAGGCGTTGTTAGCACCCGGTTTACCCGGTATTGTAGCTCCTAAGACTGCTGGACGTATTATGGCGGGCATTCTGAATCAGTTGATT
Proteins encoded:
- a CDS encoding M16 family metallopeptidase, which encodes MIKTTLSNGLRVVMEQIPTFRSVSFGIWVRTGSRNEHEENNGISHFIEHMLFKGTDRYTAKEIAETFDAIGGNVNAFTSKEYTCYYAKVLDEHLPIAVDVLADMFFASKFDSEDMDKEKNVILEEIAMYEDTPDDMVHDSVSRAALGNHPLSYSILGIEERLKAMTSDDLRQYMQEHYTIENTVISVAGNINDQTLALLEKHFGKFNIHGKAQQLAAPDFDGQVIYHKKKTEQNHICISMPGCSSSDPRLYGMVILNNAIGGGMSSRLFQEIREKRGLAYSVYSYHSSYVDTGLFTIYAGTAPKQTKEVLDLTMEVMNEVVANGLTESEFSKGKEQLKGSLILSLESTSSRMNRLGKNELMLGRHFTLDEMIERIEAVTMQDMESLLQQMVAVPFAVAMVGSSDKALNQIERQLKN
- the dut gene encoding dUTP diphosphatase — protein: MIYDVEIKQLPGNEDVSLPAKMSELAAGFDLYAAVTEPLVIAPGQRVLVPTGFAMAMSAQLEAQIRPRSGLAFKHGITCLNTPGTIDADYRGEVKVLLVNLGQEPFTIERHERIAQMVIQEVPQVRLVQVESLSETVRGAGGFGHTGTK
- the dpsA gene encoding dipicolinate synthase subunit DpsA, translated to MLTGVQVVFIGGDARQLEIIRQLAELDASVTIVGFDQLQNSFHGVVRSGLNDSLFETTDALILPAVGTDDQGMINAIFTSEELKLTEQQVALLPKSSCVYTGMAKPYLREICAKHQIKLVELFDRDDVAIYNSIPTAEGALMMAIQNTDITIHGSQCVVLGLGRTGFTMARSLQALGAKVKMGVRRSEHFARAFELGFEPFYIKDLAAQVANIDLLFNTIPTMIVTAQIIANIPNRAVIIDLASSPGGTDFRFAEKRGVKALLAPGLPGIVAPKTAGRIMAGILNQLIAEQVQERGNGA